From Hydractinia symbiolongicarpus strain clone_291-10 chromosome 11, HSymV2.1, whole genome shotgun sequence, the proteins below share one genomic window:
- the LOC130614261 gene encoding radial spoke head 10 homolog B2-like isoform X2, producing MPEPKKHQSSVKEPEINQNHSKEQDVAITESIVMEDSNPRSDLVEPEIKENVQTPLNDMMKNEPVLVPIIVERYEGEFNENGFYHGKGCTYLKGGIVYKGWFKNGKMHGQGTCSWPNGTVFVGDFVENVITGRGVYSWPDGNTYDGEVCNGLRHGFGTFKCKELKSYAGEWKNGKRHGKGIIYYDHNGESYYDGNWCENTKAGFGIRRFKNGNMYEGNWENNKRNGKGTMYWYNLGQEYSGDWVDGIQTGYGENIWFLKRVSNSQYPLRNHYIGEFLNGERHGNGIFYYASGAIYNGQWKNNMKHGDGKFIFKNGCVFSGKFSDDHMLEFPELILSGMTTPDISQSGLPVKSPMSLRSTSVVGMSGAAVDAFLDINIDDVLSDYKYDLEQRQDEINKIVCIILRFTSQMKHMYKFYSCLGVNHSIDNTYVMSKLQYCRFLKDYKIHTYDLSLVDIERSLDDQAKCVDDCFKKIFTRDFLESLVKISCLIFKGKYTADTNEVSKCFSDLVAIFTSNRKADVNGIVYKSIEQTQEIMIYINECLKMYFHYAQRKHDVCLSMRDVLFVYKELRLINQHLTAKSLVKILTKEVLDATCYNLDVEITPLEFLEVLVESASLFVTAELIAKHNLTELSDVLPVFELPTIPSAETTIDETDNGENKNEKTEALATDNSHHSETIDVVPSRSSGQTSEKVSHKGSKKSKSDSKKVDKESALNLRSKSKERKDEKLKVEKKASKLDELKSKSSSVAAKHGDSTLKITSSRATQETQSGVKTNSLSIATSLQSEKDEEKTPQDLPVDSSTSNATSNREQKQLSEEPSIQQEDDDFDTWSLKLNLFFNEYLFPAFRKSVKINDVFVKSNI from the exons atgcCTGAGCCAAAAAAACATCAATCCTCAGTAAAGGAACCTGAAATTAATCAGAACCATTCAAAAGAGCAAGATGTTGCAATAACCGAATCAATAGTAATGGAGGATTCAAACCCAAGATCTGATTTAGTGGAACCAGAAATAAAGGAGAATGTCCAAACACCTTTAAATGATATGATGAAAAATGAGCCTGTTTTGGTTCCCATAATAGTTGAAAGATATGAAGGAGAGTTTAATGAAAATGGCTTTTATCATGGCAAAGGGTGTACATATTTAAAAGGAGGAATTGTTTATAAAGGATGGTTTAAAAATGGGAAAATGCATGGCCAAGGAACTTGCTCTTGGCCAAATGGAACAGTTTTCGTTGgtgattttgttgaaaatgttataaCAGGTAGAG GTGTTTACTCTTGGCCAGATGGAAACACATACGATGGAGAAGTATGTAATGGATTGAGGCATGGTTTTGGAACATTTAAATGTAAAGAGTTAAAATCTTATGCAGGGGAGTGGAaaaatg GAAAGCGTCATGGCAAGGGTATTATTTATTATGATCACAATGGAGAATCCTATTATGATGGAAATTGGTGTGAAAATACAAAAGCGGGGTTTGGAATTCGAAG atttaaaaatggcAACATgtatgagggaaattgggaaaatAACAAGAGGAATGGTAAAGGTACAATGTATTGGTATAACCTTGGCCAGGAATATTCAGGAGATTGGGTTGATGGGATACAAACTGGATATGGAGAAAACATTTGGTTTCTGAAAAGAGTGAGCAATTCTCAATATCCACTACGTAATCATTACATAGgagaatttttaaatggagaACGACATGGCAATGGAATTTTTTATTATGCTAGTGGTGCCATTTACAATGGTCAGtggaaaaataatatgaaacatGGTGATGGAAAATTCATATTCAAAAATGGATGTGTTTTTAGTG gtaAATTTTCAGATGATCACATGCTTGAATTTCCGGAATTGATATTGTCGGGAATGACAACACCCGATATTTCTCAAAGTGGACTTCCAGTAAAATCACCTATGTCGCTCCGATCTACCTCTGTTGTAGGAATGTCAGGGGCTGCTGTAGATGCTTTTCTCGATATTAATATTGACGACGTTTTATCTGATTACAAATATGACCTTGAGCAACGTCAAGACGAGATCAACAAAATTGTTTGTATCATACTACGTTTTACTTCACAAATGAAGCACATGTATAAGTTCTACAGCTGTCTTGGTGTTAACCATTCTATTGACAATACCTATGTCATGTCCAAGTTACAATATTGTCGCTTCTTGAAAGATTATAAAATTCACACGTATGATCTTTCCTTAGTAGATATCGAGAGATCCCTTGATGATCAGGCAAAATGTGTGGATGATtgttttaagaaaatatttactCGTGATTTTCTAGAAAGCCTGGTGAAGATTTCTTGTTTGATATTCAAGGGAAAATACACAGCTGATACCAATGAAGTGTCCAAATGTTTTTCTGACCTTGTTGCGATATTCACATCTAATAGAAAGGCTGATGTGAATGGGATAGTGTACAAATCAATTGAGCAAACTCAAGAAATAATGATCTATATAAATGAATGCCTTAAAATGTATTTTCACTATGCACAAAGGAAACATGATGTCTGTTTGTCTATGAGGGATGtgttatttgtttacaaagAACTACGATTAATAAATCAACATCTCACTGCAAAATCACTagttaaaattttgacaaaagaaGTACTGGATGCAACATGCTATAACTtag ATGTAGAAATAACACCCTTGGAATTTTTGGAGGTTTTGGTTGAATCAGCCTCACTGTTTGTCACAGCCGAATTAATTGCTAAGCACAACTTGACAGAGCTCTCTGATGTGTTACCAGTATTTGAATTGCCCACAATACCAAGTGCGGAAACTACAATAGATGAAACGGACAATGGAGAAAACAAAAACGAGAAGACGGAAG CACTTGCTACTGACAACAGTCACCATTCTGAGACTATTGATGTTGTTCCATCAAGATCGTCTGGACAAACAAGTGAGAAAGTCTCCCATAAAGGTAGCAAGAAGTCAAAAAGTGATAGCAAGAAGGTTGATAAAGAGTCTGCATTGAATTTAAGATCAAAAAGTAAAGAGAGAAAAGATGAGAAATTAAAAGTCGAAAAGAAAGCAAGCAAACTTGATGAGTTAAAAAGTAAATCTTCTTCAGTTGCAGCTAAACATG GTGATTCTACATTGAAGATCACGTCATCTCGTGCTACTCAAGAAACTCAATCTGGTGTTAAAACAAATAGTTTATCCATAGCAACTTCACTTCAGTCTGAAAAAG ATGAAGAAAAAACTCCACAGGACTTGCCAGTTGATTCAAGCACGAGCAATGCAACTTCTAATAGGGAACAGAAACAACTTTCTGAGGAACCTTCTATTCAGCAAGAAGATGATGATTTTGATACATGGTCTTTAAAGTTGAACTTATTTTTCAACGAATATCTGTTTCCTGCATTTCGCAAGAGCGTGAAAATAAATGATGTCTTTGTGAAAAGTAATATATAA
- the LOC130614261 gene encoding radial spoke head 10 homolog B2-like isoform X1 yields the protein MPEPKKHQSSVKEPEINQNHSKEQDVAITESIVMEDSNPRSDLVEPEIKENVQTPLNDMMKNEPVLVPIIVERYEGEFNENGFYHGKGCTYLKGGIVYKGWFKNGKMHGQGTCSWPNGTVFVGDFVENVITGRGVYSWPDGNTYDGEVCNGLRHGFGTFKCKELKSYAGEWKNGKRHGKGIIYYDHNGESYYDGNWCENTKAGFGIRRFAKLWINVNFMRSFFFGILIFFSFFRFKNGNMYEGNWENNKRNGKGTMYWYNLGQEYSGDWVDGIQTGYGENIWFLKRVSNSQYPLRNHYIGEFLNGERHGNGIFYYASGAIYNGQWKNNMKHGDGKFIFKNGCVFSGKFSDDHMLEFPELILSGMTTPDISQSGLPVKSPMSLRSTSVVGMSGAAVDAFLDINIDDVLSDYKYDLEQRQDEINKIVCIILRFTSQMKHMYKFYSCLGVNHSIDNTYVMSKLQYCRFLKDYKIHTYDLSLVDIERSLDDQAKCVDDCFKKIFTRDFLESLVKISCLIFKGKYTADTNEVSKCFSDLVAIFTSNRKADVNGIVYKSIEQTQEIMIYINECLKMYFHYAQRKHDVCLSMRDVLFVYKELRLINQHLTAKSLVKILTKEVLDATCYNLDVEITPLEFLEVLVESASLFVTAELIAKHNLTELSDVLPVFELPTIPSAETTIDETDNGENKNEKTEALATDNSHHSETIDVVPSRSSGQTSEKVSHKGSKKSKSDSKKVDKESALNLRSKSKERKDEKLKVEKKASKLDELKSKSSSVAAKHGDSTLKITSSRATQETQSGVKTNSLSIATSLQSEKDEEKTPQDLPVDSSTSNATSNREQKQLSEEPSIQQEDDDFDTWSLKLNLFFNEYLFPAFRKSVKINDVFVKSNI from the exons atgcCTGAGCCAAAAAAACATCAATCCTCAGTAAAGGAACCTGAAATTAATCAGAACCATTCAAAAGAGCAAGATGTTGCAATAACCGAATCAATAGTAATGGAGGATTCAAACCCAAGATCTGATTTAGTGGAACCAGAAATAAAGGAGAATGTCCAAACACCTTTAAATGATATGATGAAAAATGAGCCTGTTTTGGTTCCCATAATAGTTGAAAGATATGAAGGAGAGTTTAATGAAAATGGCTTTTATCATGGCAAAGGGTGTACATATTTAAAAGGAGGAATTGTTTATAAAGGATGGTTTAAAAATGGGAAAATGCATGGCCAAGGAACTTGCTCTTGGCCAAATGGAACAGTTTTCGTTGgtgattttgttgaaaatgttataaCAGGTAGAG GTGTTTACTCTTGGCCAGATGGAAACACATACGATGGAGAAGTATGTAATGGATTGAGGCATGGTTTTGGAACATTTAAATGTAAAGAGTTAAAATCTTATGCAGGGGAGTGGAaaaatg GAAAGCGTCATGGCAAGGGTATTATTTATTATGATCACAATGGAGAATCCTATTATGATGGAAATTGGTGTGAAAATACAAAAGCGGGGTTTGGAATTCGAAGGTTTGCAAAATTATggattaatgtaaattttatgCGCagttttttctttggcattttaatctttttttctttttttagatttaaaaatggcAACATgtatgagggaaattgggaaaatAACAAGAGGAATGGTAAAGGTACAATGTATTGGTATAACCTTGGCCAGGAATATTCAGGAGATTGGGTTGATGGGATACAAACTGGATATGGAGAAAACATTTGGTTTCTGAAAAGAGTGAGCAATTCTCAATATCCACTACGTAATCATTACATAGgagaatttttaaatggagaACGACATGGCAATGGAATTTTTTATTATGCTAGTGGTGCCATTTACAATGGTCAGtggaaaaataatatgaaacatGGTGATGGAAAATTCATATTCAAAAATGGATGTGTTTTTAGTG gtaAATTTTCAGATGATCACATGCTTGAATTTCCGGAATTGATATTGTCGGGAATGACAACACCCGATATTTCTCAAAGTGGACTTCCAGTAAAATCACCTATGTCGCTCCGATCTACCTCTGTTGTAGGAATGTCAGGGGCTGCTGTAGATGCTTTTCTCGATATTAATATTGACGACGTTTTATCTGATTACAAATATGACCTTGAGCAACGTCAAGACGAGATCAACAAAATTGTTTGTATCATACTACGTTTTACTTCACAAATGAAGCACATGTATAAGTTCTACAGCTGTCTTGGTGTTAACCATTCTATTGACAATACCTATGTCATGTCCAAGTTACAATATTGTCGCTTCTTGAAAGATTATAAAATTCACACGTATGATCTTTCCTTAGTAGATATCGAGAGATCCCTTGATGATCAGGCAAAATGTGTGGATGATtgttttaagaaaatatttactCGTGATTTTCTAGAAAGCCTGGTGAAGATTTCTTGTTTGATATTCAAGGGAAAATACACAGCTGATACCAATGAAGTGTCCAAATGTTTTTCTGACCTTGTTGCGATATTCACATCTAATAGAAAGGCTGATGTGAATGGGATAGTGTACAAATCAATTGAGCAAACTCAAGAAATAATGATCTATATAAATGAATGCCTTAAAATGTATTTTCACTATGCACAAAGGAAACATGATGTCTGTTTGTCTATGAGGGATGtgttatttgtttacaaagAACTACGATTAATAAATCAACATCTCACTGCAAAATCACTagttaaaattttgacaaaagaaGTACTGGATGCAACATGCTATAACTtag ATGTAGAAATAACACCCTTGGAATTTTTGGAGGTTTTGGTTGAATCAGCCTCACTGTTTGTCACAGCCGAATTAATTGCTAAGCACAACTTGACAGAGCTCTCTGATGTGTTACCAGTATTTGAATTGCCCACAATACCAAGTGCGGAAACTACAATAGATGAAACGGACAATGGAGAAAACAAAAACGAGAAGACGGAAG CACTTGCTACTGACAACAGTCACCATTCTGAGACTATTGATGTTGTTCCATCAAGATCGTCTGGACAAACAAGTGAGAAAGTCTCCCATAAAGGTAGCAAGAAGTCAAAAAGTGATAGCAAGAAGGTTGATAAAGAGTCTGCATTGAATTTAAGATCAAAAAGTAAAGAGAGAAAAGATGAGAAATTAAAAGTCGAAAAGAAAGCAAGCAAACTTGATGAGTTAAAAAGTAAATCTTCTTCAGTTGCAGCTAAACATG GTGATTCTACATTGAAGATCACGTCATCTCGTGCTACTCAAGAAACTCAATCTGGTGTTAAAACAAATAGTTTATCCATAGCAACTTCACTTCAGTCTGAAAAAG ATGAAGAAAAAACTCCACAGGACTTGCCAGTTGATTCAAGCACGAGCAATGCAACTTCTAATAGGGAACAGAAACAACTTTCTGAGGAACCTTCTATTCAGCAAGAAGATGATGATTTTGATACATGGTCTTTAAAGTTGAACTTATTTTTCAACGAATATCTGTTTCCTGCATTTCGCAAGAGCGTGAAAATAAATGATGTCTTTGTGAAAAGTAATATATAA
- the LOC130614261 gene encoding radial spoke head 10 homolog B2-like isoform X3 produces the protein MPEPKKHQSSVKEPEINQNHSKEQDVAITESIVMEDSNPRSDLVEPEIKENVQTPLNDMMKNEPVLVPIIVERYEGEFNENGFYHGKGCTYLKGGIVYKGWFKNGKMHGQGTCSWPNGTVFVGDFVENVITGRGKRHGKGIIYYDHNGESYYDGNWCENTKAGFGIRRFAKLWINVNFMRSFFFGILIFFSFFRFKNGNMYEGNWENNKRNGKGTMYWYNLGQEYSGDWVDGIQTGYGENIWFLKRVSNSQYPLRNHYIGEFLNGERHGNGIFYYASGAIYNGQWKNNMKHGDGKFIFKNGCVFSGKFSDDHMLEFPELILSGMTTPDISQSGLPVKSPMSLRSTSVVGMSGAAVDAFLDINIDDVLSDYKYDLEQRQDEINKIVCIILRFTSQMKHMYKFYSCLGVNHSIDNTYVMSKLQYCRFLKDYKIHTYDLSLVDIERSLDDQAKCVDDCFKKIFTRDFLESLVKISCLIFKGKYTADTNEVSKCFSDLVAIFTSNRKADVNGIVYKSIEQTQEIMIYINECLKMYFHYAQRKHDVCLSMRDVLFVYKELRLINQHLTAKSLVKILTKEVLDATCYNLDVEITPLEFLEVLVESASLFVTAELIAKHNLTELSDVLPVFELPTIPSAETTIDETDNGENKNEKTEALATDNSHHSETIDVVPSRSSGQTSEKVSHKGSKKSKSDSKKVDKESALNLRSKSKERKDEKLKVEKKASKLDELKSKSSSVAAKHGDSTLKITSSRATQETQSGVKTNSLSIATSLQSEKDEEKTPQDLPVDSSTSNATSNREQKQLSEEPSIQQEDDDFDTWSLKLNLFFNEYLFPAFRKSVKINDVFVKSNI, from the exons atgcCTGAGCCAAAAAAACATCAATCCTCAGTAAAGGAACCTGAAATTAATCAGAACCATTCAAAAGAGCAAGATGTTGCAATAACCGAATCAATAGTAATGGAGGATTCAAACCCAAGATCTGATTTAGTGGAACCAGAAATAAAGGAGAATGTCCAAACACCTTTAAATGATATGATGAAAAATGAGCCTGTTTTGGTTCCCATAATAGTTGAAAGATATGAAGGAGAGTTTAATGAAAATGGCTTTTATCATGGCAAAGGGTGTACATATTTAAAAGGAGGAATTGTTTATAAAGGATGGTTTAAAAATGGGAAAATGCATGGCCAAGGAACTTGCTCTTGGCCAAATGGAACAGTTTTCGTTGgtgattttgttgaaaatgttataaCAGGTAGAG GAAAGCGTCATGGCAAGGGTATTATTTATTATGATCACAATGGAGAATCCTATTATGATGGAAATTGGTGTGAAAATACAAAAGCGGGGTTTGGAATTCGAAGGTTTGCAAAATTATggattaatgtaaattttatgCGCagttttttctttggcattttaatctttttttctttttttagatttaaaaatggcAACATgtatgagggaaattgggaaaatAACAAGAGGAATGGTAAAGGTACAATGTATTGGTATAACCTTGGCCAGGAATATTCAGGAGATTGGGTTGATGGGATACAAACTGGATATGGAGAAAACATTTGGTTTCTGAAAAGAGTGAGCAATTCTCAATATCCACTACGTAATCATTACATAGgagaatttttaaatggagaACGACATGGCAATGGAATTTTTTATTATGCTAGTGGTGCCATTTACAATGGTCAGtggaaaaataatatgaaacatGGTGATGGAAAATTCATATTCAAAAATGGATGTGTTTTTAGTG gtaAATTTTCAGATGATCACATGCTTGAATTTCCGGAATTGATATTGTCGGGAATGACAACACCCGATATTTCTCAAAGTGGACTTCCAGTAAAATCACCTATGTCGCTCCGATCTACCTCTGTTGTAGGAATGTCAGGGGCTGCTGTAGATGCTTTTCTCGATATTAATATTGACGACGTTTTATCTGATTACAAATATGACCTTGAGCAACGTCAAGACGAGATCAACAAAATTGTTTGTATCATACTACGTTTTACTTCACAAATGAAGCACATGTATAAGTTCTACAGCTGTCTTGGTGTTAACCATTCTATTGACAATACCTATGTCATGTCCAAGTTACAATATTGTCGCTTCTTGAAAGATTATAAAATTCACACGTATGATCTTTCCTTAGTAGATATCGAGAGATCCCTTGATGATCAGGCAAAATGTGTGGATGATtgttttaagaaaatatttactCGTGATTTTCTAGAAAGCCTGGTGAAGATTTCTTGTTTGATATTCAAGGGAAAATACACAGCTGATACCAATGAAGTGTCCAAATGTTTTTCTGACCTTGTTGCGATATTCACATCTAATAGAAAGGCTGATGTGAATGGGATAGTGTACAAATCAATTGAGCAAACTCAAGAAATAATGATCTATATAAATGAATGCCTTAAAATGTATTTTCACTATGCACAAAGGAAACATGATGTCTGTTTGTCTATGAGGGATGtgttatttgtttacaaagAACTACGATTAATAAATCAACATCTCACTGCAAAATCACTagttaaaattttgacaaaagaaGTACTGGATGCAACATGCTATAACTtag ATGTAGAAATAACACCCTTGGAATTTTTGGAGGTTTTGGTTGAATCAGCCTCACTGTTTGTCACAGCCGAATTAATTGCTAAGCACAACTTGACAGAGCTCTCTGATGTGTTACCAGTATTTGAATTGCCCACAATACCAAGTGCGGAAACTACAATAGATGAAACGGACAATGGAGAAAACAAAAACGAGAAGACGGAAG CACTTGCTACTGACAACAGTCACCATTCTGAGACTATTGATGTTGTTCCATCAAGATCGTCTGGACAAACAAGTGAGAAAGTCTCCCATAAAGGTAGCAAGAAGTCAAAAAGTGATAGCAAGAAGGTTGATAAAGAGTCTGCATTGAATTTAAGATCAAAAAGTAAAGAGAGAAAAGATGAGAAATTAAAAGTCGAAAAGAAAGCAAGCAAACTTGATGAGTTAAAAAGTAAATCTTCTTCAGTTGCAGCTAAACATG GTGATTCTACATTGAAGATCACGTCATCTCGTGCTACTCAAGAAACTCAATCTGGTGTTAAAACAAATAGTTTATCCATAGCAACTTCACTTCAGTCTGAAAAAG ATGAAGAAAAAACTCCACAGGACTTGCCAGTTGATTCAAGCACGAGCAATGCAACTTCTAATAGGGAACAGAAACAACTTTCTGAGGAACCTTCTATTCAGCAAGAAGATGATGATTTTGATACATGGTCTTTAAAGTTGAACTTATTTTTCAACGAATATCTGTTTCCTGCATTTCGCAAGAGCGTGAAAATAAATGATGTCTTTGTGAAAAGTAATATATAA